The Oncorhynchus keta strain PuntledgeMale-10-30-2019 chromosome 22, Oket_V2, whole genome shotgun sequence genome includes the window CTCAGCCCACTAGCAGTCTCCCCACGACATGCACCAGCATTCTTCCCACAACATGCACCAGCAGTCTCCCCCCACCAGCAGTCTCCTCACAACATGCACCAGCAGTCTCCCCCACCAGCAGTCTCCTCACAACATGCACCAGCAGTCTCCCCCTACCAGCAGTCTCCATACGACATGCACCAGTAATCTCCCCCTACCAGCAGTCTCCCCCCACCAGCAGTCTCCCCACGACATGCACCAGCAGTCTCCCCACAACATGCACCATCAGTCTCCCCCTACCAGCAGTCTCCATACGACATGCACCAGTAATCTCCCCTACCAGCAGTCTCCCCGCCAGCAGTCTCCCACGACATGCACCAGCAGTCTCCCCACAACATGCACCAGCAGTCTCCCCCACCAGCAGTCTCCCACAACATGCACCAGCAGTCTCCCCCACCAGCAGTCTCCCCACAACATGCACCAGCAGTCTCCCCTACCAGCAGTCTCCCCACGACATGCACCAGCAGTCTCCCCACAACATGCACCAGCAGTCTCCCCACCAGCAGTCTCCCCACCAGCAGTCTCCCCACGACATGCACCAGCAGTCTCCCCCACTAGCAGTCTCCCCACGACATGCACCAGCATTCTTCCCACAACATGCACCAGCAGTCTCCCCCCACCAGCAGTCTCCTCACAACATGCACCAGCAGTCTCCCCCCACCAGCAGTCTCCTCACAACATGCACCAGCAGTCTCCCCCTACCAGCAGTCTCCATACGACATGCACCAGCAATCTCCCCCTACCAGCAGTCTCCCCCACCAGCAGTCTCCCCACGACATGCACCAGCAGTCTCCCCACAACATGCACCAGCAGTCTCCCCCCACCAGCAGTCTCCCCCCACCAGCAGTCTCCCCACGACATGCACCAGCAGTCTCCCCCCACTAGCAGTCTCCCCACGACATGCACCAGCATTCTTCCCACAACATGCACCAGCAGTCTCCCCCACCAGCAGTCTCCCTCACAACATGCACCAGCAGTCTCCCCACCAGCAGTCTCCTCACAACATGCACCAGCAGTCTCCCCTACCAGCAGTCTCCATACGACATGCACCAGTAATCTCCCCCTACCAGCAGTCTCCCCCACCAGCAGTCTCCCCATGACATGCACCAGCAGTCTCCCCACAACATGCACCATCAGTCTCCCCTACCAGCAGTCTCCATACGACATGCACCAGTAATCTCCCCCTACCAGCAGTCTCCCCCCGCCAGCAGTCTCCCCACGACATGCACCAGCAGTCTCCCCACAACATGCACCAGCAGTCTCCCCCCACCAGCAGTCTCCCCACAACATGCACCAGCAGTCTCCCCCCACCAGCAGTCTCCCCACAACATGCACCAGCAGTCTCCCCCTACCAGCAGTCTCCCCACGACATGCACCAGCAGTCTCCCCACAACATGCACCAGCAGTCTCCCCCACCAGCAGTCTCCCCCCACCAGCAGTCTCCCCACGACATGCACCAGCAGTCTCCCCCCACTAGCAGTCTCCCCACGACATGCACCAGCATTCTTCCCACAACATGCACCAGCAGTCTCCCCCCACCAGCAGTCTCCTCACAACATGCACCAGCAGTCTCCCCCCACCAGCAGTCTCCTCACAACATGCACCAGCAGTCTCCCCCTACCAGCAGTCTCCATACGACATGCACCAGTAATCTCCCCTACCAGCAGTCTCCCCCCACCAGCAGTCTCCCCATGACATGCACCAGCAGTCTCCCCACAACATGCACCAGCAGTCTCCCCCTACCAGCAGTCTCCATACGACATGCACCAGTAGTCTCCCCCTACCAGCAGTCTCCCCCCACCAGCAGTCTCCCCACGACATACACCAGCAGTCTCCCCACAACATGCACCAGCAGTCTCCCCCCACCAGCAGTCTCCCCACAGCATGCACCAGCAGTCTCCCCCCACCAGCAGTCTCCCCACAACATGCACCAGCAGTCTCCCCCACCAGCAGTCTCCCCACAACATGCACCAGCAGTCTCCCCCTACCAGCAGTCTCCCACGACATGCACCAGCAGTCTCCCCACAACATGCACCAGCAGTCTCCCCACCAGCAGTCTCCCCACAACATGCACCAGCAGTCTCCCCCTACCAGCAGTCTCCATACGACATGCACCAGTAATCTCCCCCTACCAGCAGTCTCCCCCCACCAGCAGTCTCCCCACGACATGCACCAGCAGTCTCCCCACAACATGCACCAGCAGTCTCCCCACAACATGCACCAGCAGTCTCCCCACGACGACTAGAGGTATACATCTGGGTGGATTACATTCTCCATGCATGTGGATATAGTGTAAAGTACACTATATGACCAACAATATATCTAATATATCTCATTTCAAAATcgtgctataacagcctccactcctctgggaaggtattaatatgttgctataacagcctccactcctctgggaaggtattaatatgttgctataacagcctccactcctgcACCAGCAGTCTCCCCACAACATGCACCAGCAGTCTCCCCCACCAGCAGTCTCCCCCCACCAGCAGTCTCCCCACGACATGCACCAGCAGTCTCCCCCCACTAGCAGTCTCCCCACGACATGCACCAGCATTCTTCCCACAACATGCACCAGCAGTCTCCCCCCACCAGCAGTCTCCTCACAACATGCACCAGCAGTCTCCCCCCACCAGCAGTCTCCTCACCACATGCACCAGCAGTCTCCCCCTACCAGCAGTCTCCATACGACATGCACCAGTAATCTCCCCCTACCAGCAGTCTCCCCCCACCAGCAGTCTCCCCATGACATGCACCAGCGGCCCCACAACATGCACCATCAGTCTCCCCCTACCAGCAGTCTCCATACGACATGCACCAGTAATCTCCCCTACCAGCAGTCTCCCCCCACCAGCAGTCTCCCCACGACATGCACCAGCAGTCTCCCCACAACATGCACCAGCAGTCTCCCCCCACCAGCAGTCTCCCCACAGCATGCACCAGCAGTCTCCCCCCACCAGCAGTCTCCCCACAACATGCACCAGCAGTCTCCCCCACCAGCAGTCTCCCACAACATGCACCAGCAGTCTCCCCTACCAGCAGTCTCCCCACGACATGCACCAGCAGTCTCCCCACAACATGCACCAGCAGTCTCCCCACCAGCAGTCTCCCCACAACATGCACCAGCAGTCTCCCCCTACCAGCAGTCTCCATACGACATGCACCAGTAATCTCCCCTACCAGCAGTCTCCCCCACCAGCAGTCTCCCACAACATGCACCAGCAGTCTCCCCACAACATGCACCAGCAGTCTCCCCACAACATGCACCAGCAGTCTCCCCACGACATGCACCAGCAGTCTCCCCACAGGGACTAGAGGTATACATCTGGGTGGATTACATTCTCCATGCATGTGGATATAGTGTAAAGTACACTATATGACCAACAATATATCTAATATATCTCATTTCAAAATcgtgctataacagcctccactcctctgggaaggtattaatatgttgctataacagcctccactcctctgggaaggtattataatgttgctataacagtctccactcctctgggaaggtattaatatgttgctataacagcctccactcctctgggaaggtattaatatgttgctataacagcctccactcctctgggaaggtattaatatgttgctataacagcctacactcctctgggaaggtattaatatgttgctataacagcctccactcctctgggaaggtattaatatgttgctataacagcctccactcctctgggaaggtattataatgttgctataacagcctccactcctctgagAAGGTATTAatatgttgctataacagcctccactcctctgggaaggtattaatatgttgctataacagcctccactcctctgggaagatATTAatatgttgctataacagcctccactcctctgggaaggtattaatatgttgctataacagcctccactcctctgggaaggtatTAATATGTTGCTAtatcagcctccactcctctgggaagatATTCatatgttgctataacagcctccactcctctgggaaggtattataatgttgctataacagcctccactcctctgggaaggtattaatatgttgctataacagcctacactcctctgggaaggtattaatatgttgctataacagcctacactcctctgggaaggtattataatgttgctataacagcctacactcctctgggaaggtattataatgttgctataacagcctccactcctctgggaaggtattaatatgttgctataacagcctacactcctctgggaaggtattaatatgttgctataacagcctccactcctctgggaaggtattataatgttgctataacagcctccactcctctgggaaggtattaatatgttgctataacagcctccactcctctgggaaggtattataatgttgctataacagcctccactcctctgggaaggtattataatgttgctataacagcctccactcctctgggaaggtattaatatgttgctataacagcctccactcctctgggaaggtattaatatgttgctataacagcctccactcctgcACCAGCAGTCTCCCCACAACATGCACCAGCAGTCTCCCCCACCAGCAGTCTCCCCCCACCAGCAGTCTCCCCACGACATGCACCAGCAGTCTCCCCCCACTAGCAGTCTCCCCACGACATGCACCAGCATTCTTCCCACAACATGCACCAGCAGTCTCCCCCCACCAGCAGTCTCCTCACAACATGCACCAGCAGTCTCCCCCCACCAGCAGTCTCCTCACAACATGCACCAGCAGTCTCCCCCTACCAGCAGTCTCCATACGACATGCACCAGTAATCTCCCCCTACCAGCAGTCTCCCCCCACCAGCAGTCTCCCCATGACATGCACCAGCGGTCTCCCCACAACATGCACCATCAGTCTCCCCCTACCAGCAGTCTCCATACGACATGCACCAGTAATCTCCCCTACCAGCAGTCTCCCCCCACCAGCAGTCTCCCCACGACATGCACCAGCAGTCTCCCCACAACATGCACCAGCAGTCTCCCCCCACCAGCAGTCTCCCCACAGCATGCACCAGCAGTCTCCCCCCACCAGCAGTCTCCCCACAACATGCACCAGCAGTCTCCCCCCACCAGCAGTCTCCCCACAACATGCACCAGCAGTCTCCCCCTACCAGCAGTCTCCCCACGACATGCACCAGCAGTctccccaaatcaaatcaaatcaaatcaaatcaaatttatttatatagcccttcgtacatcagctgatatctcaaagtgctgtacagaaacccagcctaaaaccccaaacagcaaacaatgcaggtgtaaaagcacggtggctaggaaaaactccctagaatggccaaaacctaggaagaaacctagagaggaaccgggctatgtggggtggccagtcctcttctggctgtgccgggtagagattataacagaacatgaccaagatgttcaaatgttcataaatgaccagcatggtcgaataataataaggcagaacagttgaaactggagcagcagcacagtcaggtggactggggacagcaaggagccttcatgtcaggtagtcctggggcacggtcctagggctcaggtcagttgaaactggagcaggagcatggccaggtggactggggacagcaaggagtcctcatgtcaggtagtcctgggacatggtcctagggctcaggtcctccgagagagagaaagaaagagagaaggagagaattagagaacgcacacttagattcacacaggacaccgaataggacaggagaagtactccagatataacaaactgaccctagcccccgacacataaactactgcagcataaatactggaggctgagacaggaggggtcaggagacactgtggccccatccgaggacaccccggacagggccaaacaggaaggatataaccccacccactttgccaaagcacatcccccacaccactagagggatatcttcaaccaccaacttaccatcctgagacaaggccgagtatagcccacaaagatctccgccacggtacaacccaaggggggcaacccagacaggccgaccacaacagtgaatcaacccacccaggtgacgcacccccccagggacggcacgagagagccccagcaagccagtgactcagccccgtaacagggctagaggcagagaatcccagtggaaagaggggaaccagccaggcagagacagcaagggcggttcgttgctccagagcctttccgttcaccttcccactcctgggccagactacactcaatcatatgacccactgaagagatgagtcttcagtaaagacttaaaggttgagaccgagtttgcgtctctgacatgggtaggcagaccgttccataaaaatggagctctataggagaaagccctgcctccagctgtttgcttagaaattctagggacaattaggaggcctgcgtcttgtgaccgtagcgtacgtgtaggtatgtacggcaggaccaaatcagagaggtaggtaggagcaagcccatgtaatgctttgtaggttagcagtaaaaccttgaaatcagcccttgctttgacaggaagccagtgtagagaggctagcactggagtaatatgatcaaatttttggttctagtcaggattctagcagccgtatttagcactaactgaagtttatttagtgctttatccgggtagccggaaaatagagcattgcagtagtctaacctagaagtgacaaaagcatggattaatttttctgcatcatttttggacagaaagtttctgatttttgcaatgttacgtagatggaaaaaagctgtcctcgaaatggtcttgatatgttcttcaaaagagagatcagggtccagagtaacgccgaggtccttcacagttttatttgagacgactgtacaaccattaagattaattgtcagattcaacagaagatctctttgtttcttgggacctagaacaagcatctctgttttgtccgagtttaatagtagaaagtttgcagccatccacttccttatgtctgaaacacatgcttctagcgagggcaattttggggcttcaccatgtttcattgaaatgtacagctgtgtgtcatccgcatagcagtgaaagtttacattatgttttcgaataacatccccaagaggtaaaatatatagtgaaaacaatagtggtcctaaaacagaaccttgaggaacaccgaaatgtacagttgatttgtcagaggacaaaccattcacagagacaaactgatatctttccgacagataagatctaaaccaggccagaacttgtccgtgtagaccaatttgggtttccaatctctccaaaagaatgtggtgatcgatggtatcaaaagcagcactaaggtctaggagcacgaggacagatgcagagcctcggtccgatgccattaaaatgtcatttaccaccttcacaagtgccgtctcagtgctatgatggggtctaaaaccagactgaagcatttcgtatacattgtttgtcttcaggaaggcagtgagttgctgcgcaacagccttctctaaaatctttgagaggaatggaagattcgatataggccgatagtttttatattttctgggtcaaggtttggctttttcaagagaggctttattactgccacttttagtgagtttggtacacatccagtggatagagagccgtttattatgttcaacataggagggccaagcacaggaagcagctctttcagtagtttagttggaatagggtccagtatacagcttgaaggtttagaggccatgattattttcatcattgtgtcaagagatatagtactaaaacacttgagcgtctctcttgatcctaggtcctggcagagttgtgcagactcaggacaactgaggtttggaggaatacgcaggtttaaagaggagtccgtaatttgctttctaataatcataatcttttcctcaaagaagttcatgaatttatcactgctaaagtgaaagtcatcctctcttggggaatgctgctttttagttagcttttccacagtatcaaaaaggaatttcggattgttcttattttcctcaattaagttagaaaaataggacgatcgagcagcagtaagggctcttcggtactgcacggtaccgtccttccaagctagtcggaagacttccagtttggtgtggcgccatttccgttccaattttctggaagcttgcttcagagctcgggtattttctgtgtaccagggagctagtttcttatgagacatttttttagtttttaggggtgcaactgcatctagggtattgcgcaaggttaaattgagatcctcagttaggtggttaacggatttttgtcctctggcgtccttgggtaggcagagggagtctggaaggg containing:
- the LOC127910810 gene encoding uncharacterized protein LOC127910810; this encodes MHQQSPHNMHQQSPPTSSLPTTCTSSLPPPAVSPQHAPAVSPYQQSPHDMHQQSPHNMHQQSPPPAVSPHQQSPHDMHQQSPPTSSLPTTCTSILPTTCTSSLPPPAVSSQHAPAVSPHQQSPHNMHQQSPPTSISPHQQSPHDMHQQSPHNMHQQSPPTSSLHTTCTSSLPLPAVSPHQQSPHDIHQQSPHNMHQQSPPTSSLPTACTSSLPPPAVSPQHAPAVSPTSSLPTTCTSSLPLPAVSHDMHQQSPHNMHQQSPHQQSPHNMHQQSPPTSSLHTTCTSNLPLPAVSPHQQSPHDMHQQSPHNMHQQSPHNMHQQSPHDD